A single Odocoileus virginianus isolate 20LAN1187 ecotype Illinois unplaced genomic scaffold, Ovbor_1.2 Unplaced_Scaffold_10, whole genome shotgun sequence DNA region contains:
- the LOC110146237 gene encoding melanoma-associated antigen 10-like → MEDVSISGTPSSPQGPQSASFSSTVTTGTSLNRSTEGSSSQEEMEKSDGGSSSQGEMEQSSTLQSLPDLENLHIDLLDEKVELLISFLLQKYQMREPVTKADMIGNVVKEYKDDFVEILRSASERMELVFGLDVKEVDPISHSYTLANKLDLTYNGMLSDQQGMPKTGLLIIILGVIFMEGNCATEEEVWKVLNMMDIYSGRKHFIFGEPGRLITSDLVKEKYLKYQQVPTSDPPRYEFLWGPRAHAEVNKMKLLEFLAKIHGTNPKSFPSQYEEALRDEEERARARIEATAGTSAMASASSGFSHPY, encoded by the coding sequence ATGGAGGACGTTTCTATTTCTGGGACACCCAGCTCTCCCCAGGGTCCTCAGAGtgcctccttctcttccactGTCACCACAGGCACCTCATTAAACAGATCAACTGAGGGTTCCAGCAgccaagaagagatggaaaaatcaGATGGGGGTTCCAGTAGCCAAGGAGAGATGGAACAATCAAGCACTTTGCAATCCCTGCCAGACCTTGAGAACTTGCACATAGACCTTCTAGATGAAAAGGTGGAATTGCTAATCAGTTTCCTGCTGCAAAAGTATCAAATGAGAGAGCCGGTGACAAAGGCAGACATGATTGGTAATGTTGTCAAAGAGTACAAGGATGACTTTGTTGAGATTCTCAGGAGTGCCTCTGAGCGCATGGAGCTGGTCTTTGGCCTTGATGTGAAGGAAGTGGATCCCATCAGCCATAGCTATACCCTTGCTAACAAGCTGGATCTCACCTACAACGGAATGCTGAGTGATCAACAGGGCATGCCCAAGACTGGCCTCCTGATAATTATCTTGGGAGTGATCTTCATGGAGGGGAACTGCGCCACTGAGGAGGAAGTCTGGAAAGTGCTGAATATGATGGATATATATTCTGGGAGGAAGCATTTCATCTTTGGGGAACCGGGGAGGCTCATCACCAGTGATTTGGTGAAGGAAAAGTATCTGAAGTACCAGCAGGTGCCCACTAGTGATCCCCCTCGCTATGAATTCCTGTGGGGTCCAAGAGCCCATGCTGAAGTCAACAAGATGAAATTGCTGGAGTTTTTGGCTAAGATCCATGGGACCAACCCTAAGAGCTTCCCGTCTCAGTATGAGGAGGCTTTGAGAGATGAAGAAGAGCGAGCCCGAGCCAGAATTGAAGCTACGGCCGGCACAAGTGCCATGGCCAGTGCAAGTTCTGGTTTCTCCCACCCTTACTGA